CCTCTTCTACTTCAGCAAGAATGCCATTGAACCCTTTCTTTAGCACCTTGTCGTAATCTACAGAAATATGTCCCACACCATTGAAATAATAATTCCCTACTGTAAAAACTCCTGCATTCATGGCTTCCTTGGTTTTATCAAACATATAGGATGTTGCCAGTTCATTTACTGTTTTTCCATCCCAGTATTTAAAAGTTTCACGAAGGTTTTTCTTTACCTCTTCTGAAATAAGAAAGACATCACCTTTTCTTTTAGCTAAAGTTTCAAATTCCTCTAGCAGCCATTTGTTTGAAAACTCAGGGAAAATTTGAGTAGCTCTGGGCTTGGTTGTCAAATTTCCTACAATAAGTTCTTCATCACGAATAACAACATTCATTTTGCTGAGTATTTTTTCTAAAGCCTTCGCCCTACGGATGTTTATTGGAGCTGCTTCTGTTTCTTTATAGGATTCAGTGATCAGCATGGCTCTTTCATCTTCAATTTCAGGCGTTACTGATAATAATCCATTAATTAGTCTTTCAATACGTGAACTTGGTACTGAACTACTAAACTGTTTCCATGTTTCACCCATAAAAAAGTCTCCCCTCACGATAAAATGTTTTTTAGTCGATTTCATTTATGAGTAAATTTTATTATCAAACATACTTTGTTTTTTTTACTATATTGACTATTTCTTGTACTTTGTAGATGAAAACATATTGTATTATTTTGATTTACTGATAAATCCTTATATTTTTTGTCTAAATATGCTTGAAAAAAGTCGCATCCCTAACTGATATTTCGCTTTTTTATATACTTCTTTTATAAATGGTGTTTTTCTATGGTTTCTGCCTTTTTCTCATAATACGCTATTCCCTACTAAAGTGAATAGATTTTTGATGTTAAAAAATACTATATACATAAAGGAGGTTCTTAAGATGATCATTTTAGAAACCAGCAATTTAACAAAAAGATTTGGTAAGTTTACTGCTTTAGACGGGGTTGATATAAAGGTGAAAAAAGGAGAGGTTTATGGCTTTATAGGACCAAATGGTGCCGGAAAATCCACTACAATCCGTATATTACTGGGTATTTTGAAAGCAAGTGCAGGTGAAGCCAAGATTTTTGGCAAAGATGTTTGGAAGGATTCTGTTGACGTTCACAAGCGAATTGCCTATGTACCTGGTGATGTGAATTTGTGGCCCAATCTTACTGGGGGTGAAGTGATCGATTTATTTGTAAAGCTACGGGGTGCTAATGATAAAAATCGTCGGGATGCGTTGATTGAAAAATTTGATTTGGATCCGTCAAAAAAATGCAGAACCTATTCAAAGGGTAATCGACAAAAAGTTGCATTGGTTGCTGCCTTTTCGTCAGATGCAGATTTTTATATTTTAGACGAACCCACGTCAGGACTTGATCCATTGATGGAAAAAATCTTTCAAGAATGCGTGATGAAGGTGAAGTTAGAAGGGAAAAGTGTCCTGCTTTCCAGTCATATTTTATCTGAAGTAGAACGATTATGTGATAAGATTGGCATCATTCGCCAAGGCAAAATGATTGAAACCGGCACTTTAAGTGAATTACGTCATTTAACAAGAATAAGTCTACTTGTTGAAACAAAGCAAGCAATGCCATCTTTAAGTGAGTTAAAAGGTGTTCATGCTATGGAAAAAAAAGATCAAGCTCTTTCCTTCCAGGTAGATACTGAAGAATTAGGTAATGTTATTAAGTATATAGGTGAATTTGGGGTTGTGAAGTTAGAAAGTGCACCACCTACGTTGGAAGATTTGTTTATGCGCCACTATAATGCAGAAGGAGATGGATTGTAATGTCAAAACAATTCTATTATCATACTGGAAAACTTGTCGCCTTAATCCTGCGTCGTGATCGTATTCGTATTCCTATATGGTTCATCGCTCTATCGCTTTTTACCATTGCTCTTGCCTCCTCCTTTCCAGGCCTATACCCGACGGTGCAGGAAAGACAAGCTATTGCTGCAACAATGTTAAACCCTGCCATGATTGCAAT
The sequence above is drawn from the Clostridium formicaceticum genome and encodes:
- a CDS encoding ABC transporter ATP-binding protein; its protein translation is MIILETSNLTKRFGKFTALDGVDIKVKKGEVYGFIGPNGAGKSTTIRILLGILKASAGEAKIFGKDVWKDSVDVHKRIAYVPGDVNLWPNLTGGEVIDLFVKLRGANDKNRRDALIEKFDLDPSKKCRTYSKGNRQKVALVAAFSSDADFYILDEPTSGLDPLMEKIFQECVMKVKLEGKSVLLSSHILSEVERLCDKIGIIRQGKMIETGTLSELRHLTRISLLVETKQAMPSLSELKGVHAMEKKDQALSFQVDTEELGNVIKYIGEFGVVKLESAPPTLEDLFMRHYNAEGDGL